The Methanobrevibacter millerae genome includes the window TTTTCCTGCTGCATTTCCCAAACACTCAAACTAGCACCCTGACCACGAGGCCTTGTCTCATCACAAATGACATTAATGTTTTTCCCTGCATCACGGGCTGCTCTAAAAACACCTAAAGCAGTTCCATAATCAACACATGCCAAAGCACCAGCATTACAATGAGTTAAAACAGTATCTCCTTCATCAATTACTTCTGAACCATATTTTCCGATTGCCATATTAGTATCAATATCTTCCTGATACATTTTTAAGGCTTCTTCAAGAGGATTGTCACTGTGCAATACCCTATCAACAGCCCAAAATAAGTTAATTGCAGTTGGACGTGCTGCCTTAATTTCATCGGCAGCCTTATCCAAATCATCATCATTCAAATAAGCAAGAGCCATACCGAATGCCGCTGCAACACCAATAGCAGGAGCACCACGCACAATCATATCTTTGATTGCAATAATGACTTCCTGATAATTTTCACAATAAACATAAGTTAATTCATCCGGAAGTTTAGTTTGATCAATTAATTTTAATTTATTTTCTTCCCATTCTATAGTTTTCATAGAATAAAATTTATAAAAAAATTATATAAAATTTAGCAAAAAAGAGAAAAAAAATTAAGATTATTTTTCTTCTTTCTTACTTTTAATTAAATTTTCCATATCATCAAATTGCTGGTCAACTTGTTTTTTTACAATTGAAGCAGCCAAAGTAGCAGTACCTACACTAGATAAAAGAAAACCTCCCCATGCCAAGATTAATGAATCAAGTTTTCCAACTACACTGTTTCCAGACGCTTCATAACTGTTACTTGTAAATGCATTTGAAACCATAGTTATGGACTCTAAAGGAGAAACCCCCTCAGCCAACATGGTAACTAAAAAGCTGACCCATACAATTGAAAATAACAATAATACTGATATTCCCAGACCCATACTTTTAGTGAATTTCACAAATCTTCGATAGTAAACTTGCATGAAATAAAAATATCCTAAAATATGGAATAAATCAATCCAAATAAGTGAACTATCCCCAAATACAATACCATTTATGGATCCGAAAGGAATCAATGTAAATAAAATGATTTTATCATTTAAAGAGTCAGTACTCATACTCATAACAAGATATATGGAAAGAATAATATCTAAAAGAAATATGGGAAATGACCCATCCTTCCAATTAAATATTAAATATAAGTCAATAATAATGAAAATAAATACCATTGACAAGTAAAAAATTTGCTTTAACGATGCTAATTTTTCTTCAGGGAAATATTCTACAGGATTTAAAAACTTCGCATATTTTAAACCCGGTATTGATTGCATATTATTAACAATTAATTTAGCAATATATACTAAAAATATAAAAATTCCGGCCGCAACTAACAATTGAAGAATAAGAAGCAACACAAAGTTATAATCCATTATTCATCATCCCCTTCAATTAATTTTTCTAATTCAGCAAATCTTTTATTGAAATGTCTTCTTAATATTGCTGCAGTCAATGTTGCAGCACTTACTCCCGAAATGACATAGCCCCCCCAGACCAATAATAGGCTATTGAATTTACCAAGGATGGTTGCACCGAAAATTCCATAACCATTACCAGTGAACTCATTGGAAATCATTACAAGAGAGTCCAAAGCATTTACACTTTCAGCATATTGAGTTATGAAGAAACTAGCAAAAATGATTACGAATAATAAAACTATAGTTACTCCCAAACCATTTGAATTAGTATAATCCATAAATTTATCAAAATTAAGTTTTGCAAAGTATATGAATATTAAAACATGAATTACATTGAAATAAATTACCAAATCCATATGGAACAAAAGTAAAGATAATGATCCATATGGAATTAGTATCAGCCATATAATCTTATTCTTTAAAGAGCTTTTATCCATTGTGACTGCAAAATACAATGAAAGTGCAATATCAAATATCACAAAGGAATACAAAAAGACCATTCCCTCGCCCACAATAGCATAAAAGATGTTTACAACACACAAAGCCATCATGATTAGATAAAAAATCTGCTTCAATGAATGAATTTCGTCCTCAGGCAAATAATCCTTCAAATTTATAAACTTAAAATAGCCATTTTTTACTAGTTTATATGTAAATCCTCCTAAAAGTGTTAAAACTAAAAAAACAACTATCACAATAGCAAATTGATATAATGTTTCCGCTAATAAATCCACAATTAAACACCAATTAATTTTTTCATATTTAAATTTTTATGATTTTAATTATATAACATTTTAGAATTCTTACAGACAGAATAGAAATAACAAGTATTAATTCAATTGCAACACAACATAATTACTTTTTATATTCTTTAAGTAAATTCTCCAATTCATCGAATCTATTGTCATAATCCTTAAATTTCCCGTCAAAATATTTCATTAAAATTGCAGCTGTCAATGTGGAAACACTTACTCCAGACAATAAATAACCTCCCCAGACCAAAACCAATGAATCAAGTTTTCCAGGAACACTATTTCCTAAAACGGCATAACCATTACTGGTAAAAGCATTGGAACTCATTACTAATGCATCAAGCATATTAACGCCTTCAACAAATGAAGTGATATACATACTTATAAATACAATGGCGAATAATAACAGTATTGCAATTCCCAACCCATGATTTCTGGTATACTCATTGAACTTGCCATAATATACCTTAATCATATACACCATCGCAATAATATGAGAAAATGTAAAAAGGGACAAAATAGAAAAGTCAGATATTAAAAATGACACGGTACCAAATGGAATTAATAAAAATGCAATTAATTTGCCCTTATAAGAACTTGTATCCACCTCTATAAAGCAAATCAATGAAATTACAAAGTCATAAATTGCAAGATAAATTAAATCATAATTCTCAACAACCAGTGCCAAAACAACAAATGTAAAACATCCTGCCATCATCAACAGAAAATAGATTTGTCTTAATATATGAATTTCATCTTCAGGAAAGTATTCATTCGCATCCACAACACGATAGTTTTTAATTCTTAAATAACTCTTGTTGATGAAAATATAAGCAATCAGAAAGATAACTAAAATAATTACAAAAGACAATGCTGTTCCAAAAATCATATAATTTAAATCCATAATATTATTTTTATTCAATAAACTATATAATAATATTATGAGACTGTCCAAATCAAAAATCAACACATATCTTAAATGTCCTCGTGAATTCAAATATAGATATATTGATGAAATTGAAACACCACCTAACGAGTACATGGCTCTTGGAAGCGATGTTCATCTAATAGCTGAAAACTATGCAAAAATCTATGGTGATAATCCACAGGAAAATCCGAGATACTTTCTCGATTTGATAGCACGTAATCTAAAATTAGATCCTGAAGAATATAATCTACATTTAAATAGTTTATCTTCATTTTTTAAAAGAGCATTTATAGAAAATGATTACACACTTTTCAGCCAAGAGGAATATCTTAGCGATGATACTCACAACTTTACAGGCATAACAGATATTGTTTTGGAAAATCCTGATGGTGATTTGATTGTTATCGATTATAAAACAGGATCATCATCTTCTTTTAGCAAATGCAGATTGGAACTAGGGTATTACAAAATGCTTGTTGAAAGCAATTATGATAAAAATGTTATAGCTGCAGGAATATTTTTTACTAAAGACAACAAGTTAAGATTATTATATTTTGAAGATGAAGAAAATAAAAGAAAATATATCTGTAATAGGGAACTTGAAGAAGGTCTTAATACATTATATGAAGTTAGAAAAAACATTAATGACAAAAAATTTCCAAGAAATGAACAGTTTCTATGCAGATACTGCACTTATTCAGATATCTGTTACAAAGACAAAGATTAAAAAAAATTAGATAAAGTGATTATTTTTCAATAACATAACCACTGTTTTGACCTTTAGTTATAAAAATAGGTGCATCTTCA containing:
- the mtnA gene encoding S-methyl-5-thioribose-1-phosphate isomerase, with the translated sequence MKTIEWEENKLKLIDQTKLPDELTYVYCENYQEVIIAIKDMIVRGAPAIGVAAAFGMALAYLNDDDLDKAADEIKAARPTAINLFWAVDRVLHSDNPLEEALKMYQEDIDTNMAIGKYGSEVIDEGDTVLTHCNAGALACVDYGTALGVFRAARDAGKNINVICDETRPRGQGASLSVWEMQQENIPVKLIPDVASGFLMSQGKIDKVVIGADRIAKGGVVNKIGSFMVAMAAKQHDVPFYVAAPLSTFDFEASIFDTVIEERDGDEVRYYGGARICPEGTEVINPAFDITPSEFITGIITEKGIIDPI
- a CDS encoding PD-(D/E)XK nuclease family protein, which codes for MRLSKSKINTYLKCPREFKYRYIDEIETPPNEYMALGSDVHLIAENYAKIYGDNPQENPRYFLDLIARNLKLDPEEYNLHLNSLSSFFKRAFIENDYTLFSQEEYLSDDTHNFTGITDIVLENPDGDLIVIDYKTGSSSSFSKCRLELGYYKMLVESNYDKNVIAAGIFFTKDNKLRLLYFEDEENKRKYICNRELEEGLNTLYEVRKNINDKKFPRNEQFLCRYCTYSDICYKDKD